The following proteins are co-located in the Calliphora vicina chromosome 2, idCalVici1.1, whole genome shotgun sequence genome:
- the LOC135950248 gene encoding lectin subunit alpha, with protein MKHLQNNRSLLILAIIVLFAQVKGTPEWAATEDGTKYLIESKYEYTWFEALHECAKRNLSLVAVDTADKNFHLVKLLKNRFGIGLDLWIGSTASTAEHSSRKFVWVSNGKTFNFANWEDGEPNNLGGDQPCVHTWSKTNNFNWADGQWHLKYGYICEETFISHYRHDMDKKRHSINEVAEQLILYFKEKQKHIEQINQAQDVLLKQINLELEEKLQQTKKIIDNILEEH; from the exons ATGAAACATCTACAAAATAATCGCTCTCTGCTAATTTTAGCAATTATTGTGCTTTTCGCTCAGGTTAAAGGTACTCCTGAATGGGCAGCAACCGAGGATggcacaaaatatttaattgagaGTAAATATGAG TACACATGGTTTGAGGCTCTGCACGAATGTGCCAAAAGAAATTTATCTCTGGTTGCAGTTGATACAGCCgacaaaaattttcatttagtgaaattattaaaaaatagatttg GCATTGGTCTGGATCTATGGATTGGTTCTACAGCCTCAACAGCTGAACATTCTAGTCGAAAATTTGTTTGGGTTTCCAATGGCAAAACATTCAATTTTGCCAACTGGGAAGATGGGGAACCCAATAATTTGGGTGGCGATCAGCCCTGTGTTCATACATGGtcgaaaacaaacaattttaattgggCCGATGGTCAATGGCATCTGAAATATGGTTACATTTGTGAAGAAACATTTATTTCACACTATCGACACGATATGGATAAGAAACGTCATTCGATCAATGAAGTGGCTGAGCAATtgatattgtattttaaagagAAACAGAAGCATATTGAACAGATTAATCAGGCCCAAGATGTCCTATTAAAGCAAATCAATTTGGAATTGGAAGAAAAGTtgcaacaaactaaaaaaataattgataatattttagaagagcattaa